The genomic segment AAATACCTCACgaccacgcccccctgtttgtgtattcatgtgggcggaggttaatcaaaaaactgttttagttacgtaattactgcaggaactagacgGATGTAgtccaggcggcaaggaagccgactggaagttgaagtcggccgggtgctgccatcttgtagcagaacttcacttgcgttagcatcccattgacctcccattcattttggcgtcactttgacagcgaataactttacatctgaggcgtttaaagacaacatttgtccattatttatttctaaagatacacgacaatgtataaagtgctccattaccttctatgttacattatggccccgtagaaacagtttttgtaaaaataggctaacgattgcgtcataaccactcgactctctgtcgcattaccgtacagacaggaggagaagctcgcaggcaattaacttaatatggcgtactggcgttacattttaaaatactatacaaaataattaatcagaatacttactccttctcactcacaccaaagaactccccgctcaagctcgccgtctctgcaagattaacgatggcagtttgcacgcacagccacttagaagatttacatctggcagacaggttgctgacgtcatcaagcttagtttgagtctgcgcgtcagaaacggaagtgctaaaaatagctaaaaacgggcttcacttgtctcaattgagttccaatggggtcgctgtgtccatttcttttactgtctatggacatcatccccaggcttcataaatttgcgctccatttttttttctccgacaacgctaacgtgacattgacgtatgggcgtcaatcatactgtgttgcaaggacacgcccttctctgcttctgataggcttgtaacgttagttaaagctgcgttcctctcatatgattggtagaagaaataaattggctcgaaaatattaaactgcatgcgcaggctctcaaatattattatatatttctttcctcacggccacacgccggagatccggcacggtgccggaatactttaagccctgtGTAAGTGAATCGATCTGTCAGTATCCGCGCTGATGGATTAgaattgtttttatacagtctatgattagaacACGCGCGTTACAAATGAACAGGTAATTACTAATGGAGATTCATTCTATTCACGTCTATTACAGTCAGAAAAACTAAATGTCTCTCCTCCAGCTCACTACTTGCACTTTTAGCACACTATTTGTGGCATCTTCCAGGCCACTGGAGGGCAGTAGCACCGGAAACATCAACATTTTCTGCATCCGCTCAAGATGACACTGTCAACTTAAACGATCATATTACCACAATAACACCGTCTTTTTTCACGTTATTCCGCGTGTTTCTGCTGAGGAATTCGCTGTGTGAGGTTCGTTTTCATAAAGTACTTGCATAAGGTACATAAGGTTACCGTCTAAATAATGTGGCTTTCGTTATTTGTCACTGTCCTGTtcatttcatttactttttacatTAAATGCCCGATGTGAGGGTCACAACTGAGCTTATTTACCACAGAAAACCAAGTGAAAACATTCATATGCATATATAGACGTATTTCTAATAACACAGCATTTGCAGCGTTGCAGTAATAATCAGATTGTGTGCTGCATCATTCACGTGGTCcacaaacaacaataacaactcgCCCACATGCTGAGAGTCTGGATGAAAATACCAGATTTGGAACAAGTTGACACGGGTTTGCTCGGTCGTCATCACAATTTTCTGATTCTGTCTTTATGTCTTTTTAGGGTGGTTATTTTCACTGCATCAGGGTGTCCTCGAGGAGACGGGACGATGTCAGAAGCGCTTTTCCTCACATTCCAGTCTCAGCTCTCCCTTGTCATGGAGACCGTCCTCAAGTCAGCCATGTTTGAGATAACCAGGCTGGtggaggacagcttcctcaaggAAGTGGGTAATCGGAAACAGGAGCTGGAGGTCTTGAAACGAAGGTTGCAGTTGTCTGAGAGTAAACTGAGGGAGCGGGAACGAGGGAGGAAGACACGGTGCCCGGACTGTGGCCGAACAGGAGAGTCCAGCAGAGATGAGAGCCAGCCTGTCGAGACAGTCCGGGGTGAGATACaactactgttattattattgatcatttaaactatttaatccATCAATCCTTTCCCGTTATAACTTATGTAGGGAGGGCTCAAGCCTATTCTGGCATCTCTGCGTCAGACCCAAATGCAGGCTATGAAAAACCATTTTACCATTTTCCCTTTAagtgaaataaaatcaaataaatgtaaacatgcaaCTTAGATGAAAACCTAAATggctgaaataaaacaagttgaAATGCTAAAACTACTCGcacttaaataaaaatagttttaagcaaataaaaatgtcaaagcaaattaaaagtattttaaacatgaaagtatataaataatactgaaacaACACTGGCACTGGTTACAGCATATGAATCTAAAACTGGACAATAACAAGATTATAAAATCAAATAGGCTAAATCTGAAATAcatagatttaaataaatataatactaaacatcatatttttattttaaatgatattattaatcatttatttatttatatatatatatatatatatatatttatatatatatatatatatatatataaaccatattTATCTATACTATTAATAATCCACATTCATACAAATATTGTTAAtgtgtattatttattacaaCATTATGAatacattctatctatctatctctctctctctctctctctctctctctctctctctctctctccctcccctgaccttttaaaataatttattattttagttagtcTTAGTAATACCACACTTTTTATTAGGATTATATTCCTGCCCTTGGAAGTTTGCCAAGGCATGTCATTTAAAATGCCTGAAGAacctcaaaatatttattttcagtttaataaatatttgcagtgtttttttttcttcacttttatcATTGACATGCAGAATGAGAGTTTCATCTTACAAATCAGTACAGTATTCTCTAAATTATTGTAGACCTCCATTTATGGATTGCAATGCATCTGTTATTTTACTGTTAAGAACATCGCATGGCTTGTATATGTTCTTCATATGTTCAAATACTTTTTGTGCTGTtccttaattttttccccttttttctgGTGCAGGAGCAGATGGTCTTTGTTTAGGTCTAAGCCAGAGAGATCAGTCTACCAATCAGCCTACACTACCTGTAGATGTGTGGAGCGCCAGACAACGCCTGGagtctaacaaacaaacaacagcacACACGCACTCTAAGGAGAAGAATGATGTACACAGACAGAATGCAAAAGAGATCATCACACCTAACTCCAATGCACAAATTCATCAGGATTTTCTGCAGAGGATTCTTGCCAATTCAGTCATCCACAGTGAGTCCACTAGTGACTTCAAACCCACAGTGAGCAATGTAGACAAATCCGCCAAAAACTTTACTCTCGGTAAGGAAACGGACTCAAACACCTCAAGACTGTTACAAAGTGTTTCATCTCAGGATGCGCACGAGGACTTGCTGTCGTCTTCACCAAACAGCAAAGTAAAAACAGAAACTGAGCTGGATCTTCTACCTGTTAAGGAGGAGGAAGAGATGGTTCCCGTGTGGGACAGCGTCAACAGAGATGACGGATGCCAAGCAGAAATGGCTGATCCGAGTCCGGGAGAGCTCAGAGGTCCTTGTGATCAGGAGGAGATACAGGTAGAAAGCTTTCCAGGTCTAAACTCTCTCGACATCCCAGATGCCACCTCATATTTCACACCTTATTCAGTCAGCACACTGGTAAATCAAGGTATTAGGGCACAACACAGTCATTTATGCACAACAGAGCTGATGCTCTCTAGCATACCAGAGAGGTCACATTCATTTGTCCAACCAGAAAATGGACAAAGTTATCCTGGTTCAAAGAGTTCCGTCCTCTATTCTCACAATGATGTTTGTCCAGGTGTGAAATTAATCAGCCATGCACAAAACCCACAGCGTTTCTCCCAGGACAAACATGGGACGCCTGAACAAATCCATGCAGAAAGATCCCACCATTGCACCCAATGTGGGAAAAAGTTTGCGAGAGCATCTGACCTCAAGGCTCATTCGCTGAATCACAAGGGCAAGAAGCCTCTGAGCTGTTCGCAGTGCGATCAGACGTTCGCGTACAACTTCGAGCTGAAGGCTCACCAGCGAAACCACTCAGGGGAGCGACCTCATGTCTGTCCGCACTGCGGCAAGGCCTTCGCTCGAATGAGCAACTTCAGGCAGCATCAGAACATCCACACGCGAGAAAAACTCTTCAGCTGCGCTCAATGCGGGATGCGATTCAATCGAGCCACCAACCTGCGAGTTCATCTCAGACGACACAGCTACGCGGGGAAGACTTACAATTGCCCGTTTTGTGGAAAGAGCTTTCTGGGTCCCAGGCAAATGAAGGCTCATTTACTGAAAGTCCATGGAAGAGGAGGGAAATAAACATAACTAATTTATGTTTGGAAATACAGTTTGAACTGATTCCGAATTGGATCAATTCATGTTTAGATGTTATAAATGGTCTGCTCTGTTAAAACTCAAGAAGATACCACTGTCCCATAGTTGCCACCTTCGAGAAAACTAAACAAGATGTGGACAAATGGTCATGCATGGAATCTTTGCATTATGGAAAGATGAGGAAACCTATTTAGGTTTTATCAACAGGAGTTATTTTGCTGTTGTAGTGATCAGTCAGTGTGTAATAGCtggtatatattatgtatttaatgtttttatatattcttttcaaCAACAGTAAAGAAAGAGTTATATGTAGCACATCCTCTTTCCTGAGATATCTTTTTTAGAATTACTTTACTCTTTATATTTTGACTAGAAAGGTACCCTGGCCTTCACTTAAATTGTGATGTGTCCCTGTAGCTTCAACTTTTTAATGGCATTTTGTTGGAAAAAGTAAATGAACCATCAGATGTACTGTAGCAGCTCTCTTTCTTGTTTCTGACAAATCAGTCCCTTCTCATCAAGACAGTAAAATTAGTCCAAAATGCTCCAGATCCATTTTAGTTTCCCATTCAGACTccttttcagtgtttttgtttttttgattgatGAACACTCTTGTTGGACAATACACGACCTCCTGCTCAGCCATTTCCACAAGGTTTCTGTGATCTCCAGCAGCATTGTGTCTTGATGCCTGCCTCTCCTGGAGTGATTGTAGTCGGACAACTATTATCCCCTACATACAGGTCATTATCTGATGGATTTGTATACTTTTTTCCAACAAAAGCAGTGAATTCTAGCAAGACATTAAATTAGgagtatttaatttaatatttgttatttgcTATATTTTATTATTCCTTCTGACTCATGCACGAATGCAGATATTTCTGACAAACATTCAGCATTCCATTTGAAATATAGTATTAAATTGCAGACTTATCTTTGTCTGTTATGATAATAAACAAGCAGGTTATATGCATGTGATCGTAAACATGACCTGAGAATTAATTGTACTTTAATTCAAAGCAGTCAGTCTCTCAAACACAAAGTTTTTTGAGCAGAATATTACAGAGGCATAGAAATGTTTCTAAATGCATCCAAGTTGAAATGAAAATTAACAATGGAAATTTAGGTTTACtaatttattgttgtatttgttGTAGATCGGCCAAAGGTTTGCAGAGCACATTTCCACGGAACAAGGGAATCTACTGCCCATAAACAAGAAGAGGACGTTCAATGTAAGCAGTTGCACAAAGTGAGTTTCATTTAAAGGCTTTTGAACGATCGAGTGACCagtattatttgtttcttttgttttcaccAGGTTGTGGCCAGAGAGATCCTGACTCAGTTTCAGGTGTGGCAGAGGGCCTGTTATAGCAGGAACATCGAGTGGGGTCCCATTACAGCGAAGGTTCAGTCCTCTTCATTTTTCCATCTGATGAAATGATCCATTTTGATATCCTGAAATGCATGAAGATAAAGTCATGTTTTCAGGAAGTGTATTGTGGTTTGCTTTTACACAGATCATTTCTGCATTGCCGCAGTTTTATGGACGGGAGGCTGAGGTGATCATACGATGTACTAAGATGCTACACAACCGCAGGGATTACCTTCGAAGGAGAGTAAAGGTTAGAGTTCACAGGCTCAAAGATTTAAACTCTTAATTGCTTGTATGATGATGAATCATACATgaattcacttttatttatattgctTAAATGTTATGGAAGAAAGCTAATTGGAAAAAGGAAACATTTCAATTTGACATTATATGTGTAACTTATCTATTAGAATAAGAGATAAATAGacaaaaagattattttaaacaaatgtattcgCATAGGTGTTTTGAAAATCTTTCCTACTAGCATAGGATGGTGAAACACAACTGACACAACATGAGCGAGAGTTCATCcagatttaaatttttgggtgaactatccctttaaaacgtTGTATGGGTATACCATCCTGCTATGCTAGTAGGAcagattttttttccctgtttATGCTTGTTTGGTTAATGGTGAAAACTGTAATGACTAGAATAagactgcaatttacaattttgaaaatgatcagagAAATGATCAACAGATCTTTTGATTTAATGGATTGAAAAGATTAATGAAAATGTTCtgtatatattgaaaaaaaattttttttccataACCTTTCAAAAAGTGTAAagtattaaaaaaaggaaaatatataattgaatgaATTAaggttattaaatacaatgtgcaaaaaaaaaaaataaaatatatatatatatatatatagacttagcattataaaaaaaacacacacacacaaggaaaaGGACAATCCAATCATGTTTCAATTAAATATGGTCAGCATTATTGCACTGTCTCTGTAAGAACTGAAGAGGGTTTTGCTGCAGACTGTAGCATGATGATCCACTTCAATCATCTAATTCACTACATAATAATTTACCTTGCATAGTGGATGTTTTTAACATGAATGCGTATTAGGGGTGACACGCTGTATGTCTTTAATGCATGTGCATAACAATGAGGATTATTTGTCATATATCATACTCCATGACAAGGATGGActcaaaaccacaaaaaaaagtgATTCAGTAAGTGAATGAGCACAATTTGTCTTGTTGTTatattgtttgtgtattttaatgACACTTGCATTTTACATGAAGCCTTTTGGAATAGACTTTGTGTTTTCCTAACATCATGCTGGGTCCTCATAATAACCCCTATTCTGCAAATGTAAGAATAtttagaatagattttaaaagTTGTCAAGGCAAacttaaaaaatactgaaataaatattaGCTGAGTAAAAAAGCTAAAATCTTGATTATTACAAATTGTTAGCAAATTTTAATAGTCAACATGTTGATGGTAAAGATGTAATCcttgtttaatttgtaaaaatatcatttttagACTCATATTACTGTCCTTAAAAGTGGAGAAACCCCCTGTATCTCTAAGTGCACTCAGTGTTGTGACAAGTATCACTGCCCTTATTGTGAGACCTGGGTCTACAAGCCAAGAGAGTCAGGGAGCGTTGTGAACCACGTCCAGAATCATCTGAAGTTGGCTGTCCATGAGGAGGGTGTGTATAGTGCTTCCAAATTCATTCAAATGTTCTTTCGTCAAGGCATGTTAATTCACTCTTGTTTGACTTTTTTCAGATTTCACTATTGTCAAGTGTAACTTAAAATGCAGAGAATATGCACATTTTCATTGCTGCTACTGTCCTGCTACTGTTCTTCGAAGAGGCCAGTTAAAAACACATCTCACAAAATGCAAGCAGAAGTTCAATGCTGAAGAGGAATTTGAAGGAACCTGCTCATTTGAGGAAAGTCCTGAACATCAGTAGTGCATTTCATTTTCTGTTACTGTTGATTCACTAGTTCATATATTTAGTTTCCTGTTAGCTAAAGATAACACTCAGAACTGTAGTATTTGGTGGATTATGAAACTTTGTTGTGGAAATAAACATTTACTAAGAATGTATCCGTGCTTCTTTCAGAACTGAGAAGTGCTGTGTAAGGACTGAAATATGTGTACATTATCTAAAAGAATCTTTCATTTTTACCACTACTGAGATACCACATGATATTAATAGTTCAACTTTTTAAATGGTCTTAA from the Carassius carassius chromosome 7, fCarCar2.1, whole genome shotgun sequence genome contains:
- the si:ch73-109d9.1 gene encoding zinc finger and SCAN domain-containing protein 2 isoform X1, with translation MSEALFLTFQSQLSLVMETVLKSAMFEITRLVEDSFLKEVGNRKQELEVLKRRLQLSESKLRERERGRKTRCPDCGRTGESSRDESQPVETVRGLSQRDQSTNQPTLPVDVWSARQRLESNKQTTAHTHSKEKNDVHRQNAKEIITPNSNAQIHQDFLQRILANSVIHSESTSDFKPTVSNVDKSAKNFTLGKETDSNTSRLLQSVSSQDAHEDLLSSSPNSKVKTETELDLLPVKEEEEMVPVWDSVNRDDGCQAEMADPSPGELRGPCDQEEIQVESFPGLNSLDIPDATSYFTPYSVSTLVNQGIRAQHSHLCTTELMLSSIPERSHSFVQPENGQSYPGSKSSVLYSHNDVCPGVKLISHAQNPQRFSQDKHGTPEQIHAERSHHCTQCGKKFARASDLKAHSLNHKGKKPLSCSQCDQTFAYNFELKAHQRNHSGERPHVCPHCGKAFARMSNFRQHQNIHTREKLFSCAQCGMRFNRATNLRVHLRRHSYAGKTYNCPFCGKSFLGPRQMKAHLLKVHGRGGK
- the si:ch73-109d9.1 gene encoding uncharacterized protein si:ch73-109d9.1 isoform X2, translated to MSEALFLTFQSQLSLVMETVLKSAMFEITRLVEDSFLKEVGNRKQELEVLKRRLQLSESKLRERERGRKTRCPDCGRTGESSRDESQPVETVRGLSQRDQSTNQPTLPVDVWSARQRLESNKQTTAHTHSKEKNDVHRQNAKEIITPNSNAQIHQDFLQRILANSVIHSESTSDFKPTVSNVDKSAKNFTLGKETDSNTSRLLQSVSSQDAHEDLLSSSPNSKVKTETELDLLPVKEEEEMVPVWDSVNRDDGCQAEMADPSPGELRGPCDQEEIQIGQRFAEHISTEQGNLLPINKKRTFNVVAREILTQFQVWQRACYSRNIEWGPITAKIISALPQFYGREAEVIIRCTKMLHNRRDYLRRRVKTHITVLKSGETPCISKCTQCCDKYHCPYCETWVYKPRESGSVVNHVQNHLKLAVHEEDFTIVKCNLKCREYAHFHCCYCPATVLRRGQLKTHLTKCKQKFNAEEEFEGTCSFEESPEHQ
- the si:ch73-109d9.1 gene encoding uncharacterized protein si:ch73-109d9.1 isoform X3; this encodes MSEALFLTFQSQLSLVMETVLKSAMFEITRLVEDSFLKEVGNRKQELEVLKRRLQLSESKLRERERGRKTRCPDCGRTGESSRDESQPVETVRGLSQRDQSTNQPTLPVDVWSARQRLESNKQTTAHTHSKEKNDVHRQNAKEIITPNSNAQIHQDFLQRILANSVIHSESTSDFKPTVSNVDKSAKNFTLGKETDSNTSRLLQSVSSQDAHEDLLSSSPNSKVKTETELDLLPVKEEEEMVPVWDSVNRDDGCQAEMADPSPGELRGPCDQEEIQIGQRFAEHISTEQGNLLPINKKRTFNVVAREILTQFQVWQRACYSRNIEWGPITAKIISALPQFYGREAEVIIRCTKMLHNRRDYLRRRVKETAVERHLLPVGQRYLVHFQRGDVQNVQL